Proteins from one Acidiphilium multivorum AIU301 genomic window:
- a CDS encoding MFS transporter, which translates to MSGSTSRRRGAAFGFIMATILLDMLAMAIVLPVLPALITGLVGGGAGLSAHVFGAFGAAWAAMQFIASPMLGALSDRFGRRPVILLSCLGQAVDFTVMALAPSVGWLLAGRILSGASSANIAAANAYISDVTPPERRAAAFGVSGVAAAIGFVLGPALGGLLGAVSLRLPFWFAAGLSLANFLYGLVALPESLAPRRRRRIGWRGLNPLDALRFYRRPGVAAPATIYALGTLALQAVPSVMVLYVQERFGWRPQLIGATLAAAGVGFAVVGGVVVGPMVRRLGEPRTLILGLIGGAAGFVLFGLAPDSRIFWIGVPVLSAWGLAMPAVQGIMAHRIGGREQGRLQGLLASLNGLTALVGPLLFTTIYAATLGPDGTADVPRSGTALVVAGLLLLASLIPLRWAVRYQAGRPNP; encoded by the coding sequence ATGAGCGGTTCCACGTCCCGCAGGCGCGGGGCCGCTTTCGGCTTCATCATGGCCACGATCCTGCTGGACATGCTGGCCATGGCGATCGTGCTGCCGGTCCTGCCCGCGCTCATCACCGGGCTGGTCGGCGGGGGCGCCGGGCTGAGCGCGCATGTGTTCGGCGCCTTCGGTGCCGCCTGGGCGGCGATGCAGTTCATTGCCTCGCCGATGCTTGGCGCGCTGTCCGACCGGTTCGGCCGGCGGCCGGTGATCCTGCTCTCCTGCCTCGGCCAGGCGGTGGATTTCACCGTGATGGCGCTGGCCCCATCGGTCGGCTGGCTGCTCGCCGGGCGGATTCTCTCCGGCGCTTCGTCGGCCAACATCGCCGCCGCGAATGCATATATTTCCGATGTCACGCCACCGGAGCGGCGGGCGGCGGCGTTCGGCGTCTCGGGCGTTGCCGCGGCGATCGGCTTTGTGCTCGGACCGGCGCTGGGCGGTCTGCTCGGCGCGGTTTCGCTGCGCCTGCCGTTCTGGTTCGCAGCCGGTCTTTCCCTCGCCAACTTCCTCTACGGTCTGGTGGCGCTGCCGGAATCGCTCGCGCCGCGCCGCCGCCGGCGGATCGGCTGGCGGGGCCTCAACCCGCTGGATGCGCTGCGCTTCTATCGCCGGCCGGGCGTGGCCGCGCCGGCGACGATCTATGCGCTCGGCACGCTCGCGCTGCAGGCGGTGCCTTCGGTCATGGTGCTTTACGTGCAGGAGCGGTTCGGCTGGCGCCCGCAGCTGATCGGCGCCACCCTCGCCGCCGCCGGGGTCGGGTTTGCCGTGGTCGGCGGCGTTGTGGTCGGGCCGATGGTGCGCCGGCTTGGCGAGCCGAGAACGCTGATCCTTGGCCTGATCGGTGGCGCCGCGGGGTTTGTGCTGTTCGGTCTCGCGCCCGATTCGCGGATTTTCTGGATCGGCGTCCCGGTTCTCTCGGCCTGGGGGCTGGCGATGCCTGCGGTGCAGGGGATCATGGCGCACCGGATTGGCGGGCGCGAGCAGGGGCGGCTGCAGGGGTTGCTCGCCAGCCTGAACGGGCTGACCGCGCTGGTCGGCCCGTTGCTGTTCACCACGATCTACGCGGCGACGCTGGGGCCTGACGGCACGGCGGACGTGCCGCGCTCGGGCACCGCCCTCGTCGTCGCCGGCCTGCTGCTGCTCGCCTCGCTGATTCCGCTGCGCTGGGCGGTGCGGTATCAGGCCGGCAGGCCGAACCCGTAG